Below is a window of Shinella sp. PSBB067 DNA.
CTCGCGCGCATGCACGACCTGATGGCGATGCTGCACGAGACCGTCGCCTACAGGCCGGGCGAAACCGCGGCCAACACCACCGCCGAACAGGCGCTCGAAAGGAAGCAGGGCGTCTGCCAGGACCATGCGCACATCTTTATCTCCGCCGCCCGCCATCTCGGCATTCCGGCCCGCTATGTCTCCGGCTACCTTCTGATGGAGATGCCCGAGCAGACGGCGAGCCATGCCTGGGCCGAGGTGCATCTGCAGGGCCTCGGCTGGGTCGGTTTCGACGCGGCGAACAAGATCTGCCCGGATGCGCGCTACGTGCGCCTCTCGACGGGCCTCGACTACAAGGATGCGGCGCCCGTCTCCGGCATGGTGGTGGGCAAGGCGGCCGAGACGATGAGCGTCTCCATCACCGTGGCGCCGTCCGCCGGCCAGAGCCAGGCGCAGAGCCAGAGCTGAGGGCGACGGCCTGCGGCCGCCGCCCTCTCGTAACGCTCAGCGGGAGGCCGTCTGCAGCAGGCGGCAGAGCTTGACCAGGCCGGCATCATAGCCGCCGCTGCCGATGCCGCGGCAGCGCTTGATCATCTGCATTCGGTCGCGTTGGGGCAGTTGCGAGAACTCGCGCAGCACGGTGCGGTCGCCCGGCGTCAGGCCACCGCCCGCACCGCCGCCGATACCGATGCCGATATTCGCATCGAGCAGGCTGCCGCCGCCGACATTCGCGCCGACGTTCGCACCAAGCCCGCCGGCGCCGCCGACATTGGCCCGCACATCGGCGTCCAGCAGCCCGTTGGATCCGCCGACATTGGCTTTCGCACGGGCATTCACGCCGTTTCTGCCGCCGACGGACGCGTTCACATCGGAATCGACGAGACCGCGCGTGCCGCCGACATTCGCTTTGACGCCGGCATTGATGCCATTCGACCCGCCGACGCTGGCGCCGACCCGCGCGCCGGCGAGCCCGTTGCCGCCGCCGACCGTTGCCCCGACGCCGGCCGTTACGCCGCCGACGCTGACACCAACGCCGAGCCCCCGGCCTTCCTGCGCCAGACCATGCGCCGGCACGGCAAGAACCGCCGCGACCAGAACAGCCGAAAGCCTGGGGATCGACACTGAACGTGATGCTGTGAACATGGGAACCTCCAATTCAGCATCCGGCCCGGGATTGAGCCGGCATCGCAAAACGGAAGGTTGAGCAGGCGCCGCTTGTTCCCGCGGAACGGCAGCCATTCCCCGGCAGGGCAAACGAAGGGTTTACACGGAAGGACAAGCCACGCCGCCGTGCCGTTTCGAGACAGGTCGGGCGTGGCCCGCAAAGGCCACGCCCGAGCAAGGAAACGACTGCGCGGCCTCAGGCCAGCGTATAGGCGGTCTTCACCGTGGTGTAGAACTCGTTGGCATATCTGCCCTGCTCGCGCGAACCGTGCGAGGATCCCTTGCGGCCGCCGAAGGGCACATGGAAATCGACGCCCGCCGTCGGCAGGTTCACCATGACCATGCCGGCCTCCGCATTGCGCTTGAAGTGCGTCGCATGCTTGAGGCTGGTCGTCGCGATGCCCGAGGAAAGGCCGAACGGGGTGTCGTTGGCGACGGCCAGCGCTTCCTCGTAGTCCTTGACGCGGATGACCGCGGCGACAGGCCCGAAGATCTCCTCGCGCGCGATGCGCATGTCGTTCGTCGCCTCGGTGAAGAGCGCGGGCGCTAGATAGAAGCCGGGCGTGTCGCGCTTGAGAAGCTCGCCGCCGAAGGCGAGCTTCGCGCCTTCCTGCCTGCCGATCTCGATATAGTCGGTATCCTGCTTGAGCTGGCTCTCGTCCACGACCGGGCCGATATGGGTGCCGGCCTTCAGGGCGTCGTCCACCACCACGCTCTTCAGCCGCTCGCCGACGGCGGCGACGAAGCGGTCGTGGATGCCCTCCGTGACGATGACGCGCGAGGAGGCCGTGCAGCGCTGGCCGGTGGAGAAGAAGGCCGAGTTGACGGCGGCTTCCACCGCGACGGTGAGGTCCGCGTCGTCGAGCACGACGAAGGGGTTCTTGCCGCCCATTTCGAGCTGGTACTTGCGGTTATGCTCGACGGAGGCGGCAGCGACACGCTTGCCCGTGCCCGTGGAGCCGGTGAAGGTGATGGCGTGGACGTCGGGGCTGTCGAGCATCGTCTGGCCGACGACCGAACCCTTGCCCATGACGAGGTTGAGCACGCCCTTCGGCAGGCCGGCGCGCACGAGGATGTCGACGATGGCCCAGGAGCAGCCCGGCACCAGCTCGGCCGGCTTGAAGACGACCGTGTTGCCGTAGCAGAGCGCCGGCGCGATCTTCCAGGCGGGAATGGCGATGGGGAAGTTCCACGGCGTGATGATGCCGACGACGCCGACCGGCTCGCGGGTGATCTCGACGCCGATATTCGGGCGCACGGACGGCAGCGTCTCGCCGGCAAGGCGAAGGCACTCGCCCGCGAAGAAATCGAAGATCTGGCCGGCGCGCACCGTCTCGCCGATCCCCTCGGCCAGCGTCTTGCCTTCCTCGCGCGAGAGCAGCCGGCCGAGTTCGTCCTTGCGGGCGAGGATCTCGTCGGCGGTCTTCCTCAGGATCGCGTGGCGCTCCAGGATGCCGGAACGCGACCAGGCCGGGAAGGCCGCCTTGGCGGCGGCAATCGCCGCCTTCGTGTCGTCGGCGGAGGCGCGGGCATATTCGCCGACCACGTCGTCGGTGTTCGACGGGTTGACGTTCTTGATCGCCTCGGAGCCGACCCATTCGCCGGCAATCAGGTTCTGGTGGATGGTCATGGGCTCGACAAGCCTCCTGTCTGTCATGATGCGGCCCGATAAAACCGGGCCGCGACCGGAATTACAATTGGCGAATGACGATTTCTTCTTCCGCGGCGACCGCCAGCGGATTGCGCAGCGGCAGGCCGAAGCCTTCCGCGCCGATCTCGAACACGTCGCCCTCTTCCGTGCGGATGCCGTCGCCGAAGGACAGCGTCGCCGTGCCGAACATGTGCACATGCACGTCGCCCGGCGAACGGAACAGGCCATATTTGAAGTGATGGTATTCGAGATTGGCGAAGCTATGCGACATGTTCGCCTCGCCCGACACGAACGGCTTTTCCCACAGCACCTTGCCGGCGCGCAGGATGCGCGAGAAGCCGCGGATATCCTCCGGCGCCGCGCCGACGCGGATTTCCGGGCCGAAGCTCGCCTGGCGCAGCTTGGAATGGGCGAGGTAGAGGTAGTTGATCCGCTCCGTCACATGGTCGGAGAACTCGTTCGACACGGCAAAGCCGATGCGGAAGGGCGAGCCGTCCGTGGCGATGACGTAGATGCCGGCCATTTCCGGCTCCTCGCCGCCGTCGAGCGCGAAGGAGGGCGAGGTCAGCGCCGCGCCCGGCGCGACGGCCTGCGTCCCGTTGCCCTTGTAGAACCATTCGGGCTGCACGCCCTTCTCGCCGGCCTTCGGCTTGCCGTTCTCAAGGCCCATGCGGAACATCTTCATCGAGTCCGTCAGCGTCTCCTCGGCCGCTTCCGCCGTCTTCTTGTGCATGGAATCGCGCGTGGCGGCGGAGCCGAGATGGGTCAGGCCCGTGCCGGTCAGGTGGAGATGCGCGGCATCGGGATGGGTGATCGGCGGCAGCAGCCGGCCCTCGGCATAGGCCGCTTCGAGATCGACCTCCGCGCCGAGACCTTTCGCGTCGATGACGGCCTTCAGCGATTGTCCGCCATTGGCCGCTTCCATAGCGAGCGCGTGAACGCTCTCCGCGCCCTTCACCGCACGGCCCCTGCCGCCCTCCTTGCGCACGACCACGGTGATCGAGCCATCGGCATTTCCTACCTGCGAAATCAGCATCTTCGTTTCCTTCCTGAAGCCGGCAGCAAGCCGAGCTCCGCACTTGCGGCGGACGAAGGTCCCCGCTCTGGCCGCGCCGGCGGCCGGTCAAACACGCTTGCGATGGGGCGGCTGGCCGGTTTCCCGGTCAGCCCTTGTTCTTGTTGTAGACGTCGAAGAACACGGCGGCGAGCAGCACCAGGCCCTTGATGAGCTGCTGGTAGTCGATGCCGATGCCCATGATCGACATGCCGTTGTTCATCACGCCCATGATGAAGGCGCCGATGACCGCACCGGTGATCTTGCCGACCCCGCCCGACGCCGAGGCGCCGCCGATGAAGCAGGCCGCGATGACGTCGAGCTCGAAGCCGACGCCGGCCTTCGGCGTCGCCGAGTTGAGGCGGGCCGCGATGATCATGCCGGCAAGCGCGGCGAGCGCGCCCATGTTGACGAAGGTATAGAAGGTCAGCCGCTCGGTATTGATGCCCGAGAGCTTCGCCGCCTTCTCGTTGCCGCCCATCGCATAGATGCGCCGGCCGATGGTCGTGCGCGTCGTCACGAACGTATAGAGCGCGATCAGGAGGCCCATGACGACCAGCACGTTGGGCAGGCCGCGATAGGTGGAGAGCTGGAAGCCGAGGAAGATCGCCACGGCACCGATGACCGCCATCTGCACGGCGAAGAAGGCGAAGGGCTCGTTCTCCGTCTCGTGCAGCGTGTTCATGCGCCGCTCGCGCAGGCCCGCATAGACGGCATAGGCGACGAGCGCCAGCACGGCGATGAGCGCGACATAGTTCTTGATGAGGCTGGTCGCAGGATCGGTGAACGACAGGAAGTCCGGCACGAAGCCGGTGGAGAGGATCTGGAACTCCTTCGGGAACGGACCGACCGGACGGCCGCCGAGCACGACATAGGTCATGCCGCGGAAGACGAGCATGCCGGCCAGCGTCACGATGAAGGACGGGATCTTCTGGTAGGCGACCCAATAGCCCTGCGCCGCGCCCATGACAGCGCCGACGAGGATGCAGGCCGGCACGACGACGATCGCCGGCAGCCCCCATTTCACCAGCATGATCGCCGATATGGCGCCGATGAAGGCGACGATGGAGCCGACCGAGAGATCGATGTGCCCCGCCACGATGATGAGCAGCATGCCCAGCGCCATGATGACGATGAACGAGTTCTGCAGCACCAGGTTGGTGATGTTGATCGGGCGGAAGAGCACGCCGTTGGTGATGGCCTGGAAGAAGATCATGATCACGACGAGCGCCACGAGCAGGCCGTATTCGCGGATGTTCTTCCTGAGATAGTCCCCCACCGAGGTCTGGGTCGTCTTGGTCGCGGTGTCGGTGGCCATTAATGTTTCTCCCCGGAGCGCATGATGGCGCGCATGATGGATTCCTGGCTTGCTTCCGCCTTGGAGAGCTCGGCCACGATGCGTCCTTCGTTCATGACATAGATGCGATCGCAGGTCCCGAGCAGTTCCGGCATCTCCGACGAGATCATCAGGATGCCCTTGCCCTCGGCGGCAAGCTGGTTGATGATGGTATAGATTTCGAACTTGGCGCCGACATCGATGCCGCGCGTGGGTTCATCGAGGATCAGCACCTCGGGATTGGTGAAGAGCCACTTCGACAGCACGACCTTCTGCTGGTTGCCGCCCGAAAGATTGACCGCTTCCTGGTAGATCGAATGCGAGCGGATGCGCAGCTTCTGCCGGTAGCCGGAGGCGACCTTCGCTTCCTGCCGGTTGTCGATCACGCTCGCCCGGGAAACGTCCTTCAGGTTGGCGAGCGTCGTGTTGTGCATGATGTTGTCGATCAGCACGAGGCCGAGCTGCTTGCGGTCTTCCGTCACATAGGCAAGGCCCGCGTCGATGGCCTTCGGGATCGTGCTCACGTCCACGGGCTTGCCGCGCATGGTGACGTCGCCGGTGATCTTGTGGCCCCAGCTCCTGCCGAAGAGGCTCATCGCCGTCTCGGTACGCCCGGCCCCCATGAGGCCGGCGATGCCGACCACCTCGCCGGCGCGCACGGTGAAGCTCACGTCATGCAGGAACTGCCGGTCGCGGTGCTGCTGGTGGAAGACGTTCCAGTTCTTCACCTCCAGGAGCGTCTCGCCGATCGCGGCCTCGCGCGGCGGATAGCGGTCTTCCATCTCGCGGCCGACCATGCCCTTGATGATGCGGTCTTCCGAGATGTCGCCGGTGTGGCAGTCGAGCGTCTCGACCGTGCCGCCGTCGCGCAGGATGGTGATCTGGTCGGCGACCTTTTTGATTTCGTTTAGCTTGTGCGAGATGATGATCGAGGTCATGCCCTGCGTGCGAAACTCCACGAGCAGCTTGAGCAGCGCGTCGGAGTCCTTCTCGTTCAGCGAGGCGGTCGGCTCGTCGAGGATGAGCAGGCGAACCTTCTTGGAGAGCGCCTTGGCGATCTCGACGAGCTGCTGCTTGCCGACGCCGATATTGGTGATCAGCGTGCCCGGCGGCTCCCTGAGGCCCACCTTGTCGAGCAGTTCCTGCGTGCGGCGGAAGGTGGCCTTCCAGTCGATCACGCCGTTCGTCGCCACCTCGTTGCCGAGGAAGATGTTCTCGGCGATCGACAGCAGCGGCACGAGCGCCAGCTCCTGGTGGATGATGATGATGCCCAGATGCTCGCTGTCGGAGATCGTGGAGAAATGGCGGACCTCGCCGTCGAAATGGATTTCTCCCTCGTAGGAGCCGTCCGGATAGACGCCGCTCAGCACTTTCATGAGGGTGGATTTGCCTGCGCCGTTCTCGCCGACAAGCGCGTGGATCTCGCCTTCGCGGACCTTCAGGTTGACGTTGTCGAGCGCCTTTACTCCGGGGAACGTCTTCGTGATGCCACGCATTTCGAGAAGGGTCTTGCTCATATACCAGTTTCCAGCGGCCATCGCCTGCAAGAAGGCAGGCAAGGCGAGCCTATTCGCTCTGCGATCCGGATAAAAGAGGGTTCGCGCGGGAAGCGCGAACCCCTTGCAATGGAAGAACGATCAGTTCTTGAGCTGGTCGGCCGTGTAGTAGCCGGAGTCCTCGACGAGGATCTTCTCGGCGTTGGACTTGTCGACGGCGACCGGCTTCAGCAGGTAGGACGGAACGACCTTGACGCCGTTGTCGTAGGTCTTGGTGTCGTTCACTTCCGGTTCCTTGCCTTCCATGATCGCGTTGACCATGTTGACGGCGACCTTGGCGAGTTCGCGCGTGTCCTTGAAGACCGTCGAATACTGCTCGTCGGCCAGGATCGACTTGACGGACGGAAGCTCGGCGTCCTGGCCAGTGACAACAGCCATCGGCTGGTCGCCCGAGCCGTAGCCGACGCCCTTCAGGGCCGACAGGATGCCGATGGACAGGCCGTCATAGGGCGAAAGCACGCCATCGACGCGGCCGTCGGTGTAGGTCGAGGAGAGCAGGTTCTCCATGCGGGCCTGCGCGACCGCGCCGTCCCAGCGCAGCGTGCCGACGGTTTCCATGCCGGTCTGGCCCGACTTGATGACGATGTCGCCCTTGTCGATCAGCGGCTGGATGACCGACATGGCGCCGTCATAGAAGAAGAAGGCGTTGTTGTCGTCCGGCGAACCGCCGAAGAGCTCGACGTTCCACGGCTTGGTGTCCGGGAACTTCGCCTTCAGGCCGTCGACGAGGCTGGTGGCCTGCAGGACGCCGACCTGGAAGTTGTCGAAGGTGGCGTAGTAGTCGACATTGCCCGAATCGCGGATCAGGCGGTCATAGGCGATGACCTTGACGCCGGCATCGGCAGACTTCTGGAGGATGTCCGAGAGGGTCGTGCCGTCGATGGCGCCGATCACGAGGACCTTGGCGCCCTTGGTGACCATGTTCTCGATCTGGGCGAGCTGGTTCGGAATGTCGTCGTCGGCGAACTGCAGGTCCGGCGTGTAGCCGGCGTCCTTGAACAGCTTTTCCATCGTCTCGCCGTCCGAGATCCAGCGGGTCGAGGTCTTGGTGGGCATGGAAATGCCGACCATGCCCTTGTCCTGGGCAAAGGACGGCGCCACGAACGACGCGACGCTGATGGCAGCGGCGGCGAGAAGCGAAGTGATCATTTTCATTGAACGGTCTCTCCCTGGTGCGCACTGGCCGAAATTGCAGCCAGGCATTGTTCCGTGCGCCGGCGGGGCCGCATTCAGGCGACGCCTGGA
It encodes the following:
- the araD1 gene encoding AraD1 family protein translates to MLISQVGNADGSITVVVRKEGGRGRAVKGAESVHALAMEAANGGQSLKAVIDAKGLGAEVDLEAAYAEGRLLPPITHPDAAHLHLTGTGLTHLGSAATRDSMHKKTAEAAEETLTDSMKMFRMGLENGKPKAGEKGVQPEWFYKGNGTQAVAPGAALTSPSFALDGGEEPEMAGIYVIATDGSPFRIGFAVSNEFSDHVTERINYLYLAHSKLRQASFGPEIRVGAAPEDIRGFSRILRAGKVLWEKPFVSGEANMSHSFANLEYHHFKYGLFRSPGDVHVHMFGTATLSFGDGIRTEEGDVFEIGAEGFGLPLRNPLAVAAEEEIVIRQL
- a CDS encoding transglutaminase family protein, yielding MLLKISHTTEYRYDDPVQYSLQRLRLTPKNQPGQIVLHWRTIVDGARQEAGYTDHFGNHVDLVSTNAEQVAIRIVAEGEVETEDRAGVFGPHQGFVPLWLYLRETPLTRSGKLIRDMAKASAGDNELARMHDLMAMLHETVAYRPGETAANTTAEQALERKQGVCQDHAHIFISAARHLGIPARYVSGYLLMEMPEQTASHAWAEVHLQGLGWVGFDAANKICPDARYVRLSTGLDYKDAAPVSGMVVGKAAETMSVSITVAPSAGQSQAQSQS
- the mmsA gene encoding multiple monosaccharide ABC transporter ATP-binding protein, whose translation is MSKTLLEMRGITKTFPGVKALDNVNLKVREGEIHALVGENGAGKSTLMKVLSGVYPDGSYEGEIHFDGEVRHFSTISDSEHLGIIIIHQELALVPLLSIAENIFLGNEVATNGVIDWKATFRRTQELLDKVGLREPPGTLITNIGVGKQQLVEIAKALSKKVRLLILDEPTASLNEKDSDALLKLLVEFRTQGMTSIIISHKLNEIKKVADQITILRDGGTVETLDCHTGDISEDRIIKGMVGREMEDRYPPREAAIGETLLEVKNWNVFHQQHRDRQFLHDVSFTVRAGEVVGIAGLMGAGRTETAMSLFGRSWGHKITGDVTMRGKPVDVSTIPKAIDAGLAYVTEDRKQLGLVLIDNIMHNTTLANLKDVSRASVIDNRQEAKVASGYRQKLRIRSHSIYQEAVNLSGGNQQKVVLSKWLFTNPEVLILDEPTRGIDVGAKFEIYTIINQLAAEGKGILMISSEMPELLGTCDRIYVMNEGRIVAELSKAEASQESIMRAIMRSGEKH
- the chvE gene encoding multiple monosaccharide ABC transporter substrate-binding protein translates to MKMITSLLAAAAISVASFVAPSFAQDKGMVGISMPTKTSTRWISDGETMEKLFKDAGYTPDLQFADDDIPNQLAQIENMVTKGAKVLVIGAIDGTTLSDILQKSADAGVKVIAYDRLIRDSGNVDYYATFDNFQVGVLQATSLVDGLKAKFPDTKPWNVELFGGSPDDNNAFFFYDGAMSVIQPLIDKGDIVIKSGQTGMETVGTLRWDGAVAQARMENLLSSTYTDGRVDGVLSPYDGLSIGILSALKGVGYGSGDQPMAVVTGQDAELPSVKSILADEQYSTVFKDTRELAKVAVNMVNAIMEGKEPEVNDTKTYDNGVKVVPSYLLKPVAVDKSNAEKILVEDSGYYTADQLKN
- a CDS encoding aldehyde dehydrogenase family protein — encoded protein: MTIHQNLIAGEWVGSEAIKNVNPSNTDDVVGEYARASADDTKAAIAAAKAAFPAWSRSGILERHAILRKTADEILARKDELGRLLSREEGKTLAEGIGETVRAGQIFDFFAGECLRLAGETLPSVRPNIGVEITREPVGVVGIITPWNFPIAIPAWKIAPALCYGNTVVFKPAELVPGCSWAIVDILVRAGLPKGVLNLVMGKGSVVGQTMLDSPDVHAITFTGSTGTGKRVAAASVEHNRKYQLEMGGKNPFVVLDDADLTVAVEAAVNSAFFSTGQRCTASSRVIVTEGIHDRFVAAVGERLKSVVVDDALKAGTHIGPVVDESQLKQDTDYIEIGRQEGAKLAFGGELLKRDTPGFYLAPALFTEATNDMRIAREEIFGPVAAVIRVKDYEEALAVANDTPFGLSSGIATTSLKHATHFKRNAEAGMVMVNLPTAGVDFHVPFGGRKGSSHGSREQGRYANEFYTTVKTAYTLA
- the mmsB gene encoding multiple monosaccharide ABC transporter permease: MATDTATKTTQTSVGDYLRKNIREYGLLVALVVIMIFFQAITNGVLFRPINITNLVLQNSFIVIMALGMLLIIVAGHIDLSVGSIVAFIGAISAIMLVKWGLPAIVVVPACILVGAVMGAAQGYWVAYQKIPSFIVTLAGMLVFRGMTYVVLGGRPVGPFPKEFQILSTGFVPDFLSFTDPATSLIKNYVALIAVLALVAYAVYAGLRERRMNTLHETENEPFAFFAVQMAVIGAVAIFLGFQLSTYRGLPNVLVVMGLLIALYTFVTTRTTIGRRIYAMGGNEKAAKLSGINTERLTFYTFVNMGALAALAGMIIAARLNSATPKAGVGFELDVIAACFIGGASASGGVGKITGAVIGAFIMGVMNNGMSIMGIGIDYQQLIKGLVLLAAVFFDVYNKNKG